The DNA region TGCGCGGGATCGTCGACGACCGCGGGCGCGTCGACGCGGTCGTGGCGCGGCGCGAGGACGGCCGGGAGTGCACGCTCCTCGCCACGCTGGTCGTCGGCGCGGATGGCGCGGCGTCGTCGCTCGCGGACCTGGCGAACATCGCGACCCGGCAGGTGGCGAACCGCCGAGCAGGTCACCCCCCTGACCGGCACGCGCGACTTCCCGCTGCGGGCCCGGTCCGTGGCCCCGCGGCCGGGGCTCGCCCTGGTGGGGGACGCGGCCCGGACCTCGGACCCGTTGTGGGGCGTGGGCTGCGGTTGGGCGTTGCAGACCGCCGAGTGGCTGGTGGATGCGACCGCCGGGCCGCTGCTCGACGACGGCGCGGGGCTGGCCCACGGCATTCGCGCCTACCGCCGCAGGTGCCGCCACATCGCCCAGCACGACTTCTTCATCGCCGACTACGCCAAGGCCCGCTCCCTCAACCCGGTCGAGCGGTCGATCTTCGCCGCATCCACGCGTGGCGACGGCGTGGCGCGCGCCTTCGAGCGGTTCGGCACCCGCACGGCCTCCGCGCTCACGATCATGGATCCCTTCGTGCTCGCCCGCACGACCAGGGTCAACCGCGCGTACGCCGACGCCGCCGGCACCGCGCCGGCGTGGCACCCAGCCGAGGGCGTGCGGCGCCGGGACATCGCGGTCGAGGCCGGGCGCTGCCCGATGCTCGAGGCCGGTCTCGGTGGTCTCTGGGGGCTGCGGTGGGCGGCGGACAATCCGGCTTCCCACGCCAGCGTGACCATGGTGAACACGGGCATGACGCTCGGCCACAGGTGGCATCGGCTCGCGCGCATCTGGCAGACCCCCCGAGCTGGGGAGGCCGTCATGGCGGCCACGTCCCGTTCGGCGCTGCACCGCGCCAGCAGGCAGGGGCGCCGCGCGGCCTGCCGCGCTCCTACACCGACCATCTCCACGGCACCATGGACACGGGCACGAGGCAGGTGATCCTGGCCCTCTACCGGTCGCTGCGCGACCTGGGACGCCGCCGGCGCTCCCCTCGCGGACGCGCTGCGCAGCCGCCCGCGACCGGCCCTGGTGGTCTGGGGACGACACGACCCCTATCTGCCGCTCACGCAGACCTACCGCCAGCGTGACGTCTACCCGGACGCACGCATCGACGTGCTCGACCACAGCGGCCACTGGCCGTTCGTGGACGACCCCCATGCCTTCGTCGAGGCCGTGGTCGCGTTCCTGCGGTCCGTGGTCACCCCGCCGCGGGGCGGTCGCGGGCACCGGGGTCCGGGCTAGGGACCGGCGCCCCCGTCTTGCTGGATCTCCCGGGCGTCGGGGCGCACCTGCCGGCCGGTGCCGCCCGCCGAGGGCAGGCCGGCACGGTGCTGGCGACCGGGGAGCGGCAGCCGGAACTGGCACAGGTCGCAGTTCATCCGCGCCTCGCCGTCGAGCGCCTCGCGGTAGCGGTCGACGACCGCGTCGGCGACCGCCGCGTCGGGACCGAAACGGCCGGCGTCGACGATCTCCAGGTCCGTCGCGGCGGCGACCTCGTCGGCCCACCGGTCCACGCGCTGCTCGAGCACACCGGCCAGCAGGGACCAGCTGAACCGCACGACCCGGCGGGCGCCCGCCGCGGCCAGCCGGCGCAGGGCCACGTCCGCGGTCGGCCAGGTCACCCCTGCGTAGGCGATCTCGGCCCACCGGTGGCCGGTGGTCTCCGCCAGGAACCGGGCCGCCTTGGCGAGGTCGCCGTTGGCGTCGGGGTCGCTGGAACCCGCCGCGGTGACCAGCAGCGCCTCGCGCTCGCCGGGCGGGTCCCCCCACGGTCGCGCCCGCGTCACCCGTTCGCGGGCCAGAGCGAACAGGCCGGGGTGCAGGCCGAGCACGCGCCCGTGGCGCAGGCCGACGCCGGGGTAGGCGTCGTGGATGGCCGCCAGCCCCGCGGGCACGTCGGTCTTGGCGTGCCCCGCCCCGAAGACGAGGAAGGGCAGCGTCACGATCTCCGCCGCCCCCGCGTCGACCAGGTGGGCTGCGGCGGTGACCGGGTCGGGGGCGGCGAGGTCGTCTTCCAACCACGCGTTGGCCACCGGCGCGTCGATTCGCTCCCGCACGAGCCCGAGCAGGGCAGCCATCTCCTCGGGTCCCCGCGGGTTGCGGGTCCCGTGGGCGATCGCGAGCAGGGCAGCGGCAGGCATGAGGCCATCCTGCCGCAACGGCCCCGCTCGGGCGGGGCCGCCATCGATTAGGCTCAGCAGTGGTCTTCCAGCACCGCCATCCGCACGGTGCCGGGGGGCGCGCCGGAGGCCGCGGCCGATCGGCGCACGCGACCCGCCGCCGCGGCGACCCCGCGCCGGCGACGACAAGGGAGCATCGCATGACTGCCGCCTCGAAGCCCCCCGACCCCGCGCTGCTGCTGCCGCCCGACCCGCCGGTCCAGCTGCTCGACGACCACGGCACGCTCACCGAGGTGGACGGCTACCCCCTCGGCCTGAAGGACGAGGACTTCCGGGCGCTCTACCGCTACATGGTGCTGTCGAGGCGCATCGACAAGCAGGCCATCAACCTGCAGCGGCAGGGTCAGCTCGCCGTGTACGCGTCCCTGCGCGGGCAGGAGGCGGCGCAGGTCGGCAGCGCCTACGCCCTGGCCGGGCACGACTGGGTCTTCCCGTCCTACCGCGAGCTCGGTGCCGCGCTCGTCCGGGGCGTGGAGCCCGCGGACATCCTCCACCTGTTCCGGGGGACCTGGCTCTCCAGCCACGATCCGTACGACCACCGCTTCGGCCTGCTGTCCATCCCGATCGGCACCCAGGTGCTGCACGCGGTCGGGTTCGCCATGGGCGCGCACTTCGACGGCGCGGACCTGGTGGTGATGGCCTACTTCGGGGACGGCGCCACCAGCGAGGGCGATCCGCACGAGGCCATGAACTTCGCCGCCGTCTTCGAGGCGCCCTGCATCTTCTTCGTGCAGAACAACCAGTACGCCATCAGCGTGCCGCTGAGCCTGCAGACCCGGGCCCCGACCATCGCCCACAAGGGTGTGGGATACGGCATCCCGGGGTACCGGTGCGACGGCAACGACGTCCTGGCCTCCTACGCCGTGACCCGCAAGGCGATCGACCGGGCCCGGGCAGGTGACGGCCCCGCGCTGATCGAGGCGGTCACCTACCGCATGGAGGCGCACACCACCGCGGACGACCCGACGCGCTACCGCACACCCGAGGAGCTCGAGGAGTGGCAGCGCCGCGACCCCATCGCCCGCTTCGAGACCTTCCTCGAGGCGCGCGGCCTGCTCGACGACGACTTCCGGGAGGAGCTCGACCGCGAGGCCGCACACTACGCTCGCCGGATGCGCGAGGAGATCTACGATGCGCCCCACGGTGACCCGCTGGAGCTGTTCGACCACGTCTACG from Egibacteraceae bacterium includes:
- a CDS encoding sirohydrochlorin chelatase; its protein translation is MPAAALLAIAHGTRNPRGPEEMAALLGLVRERIDAPVANAWLEDDLAAPDPVTAAAHLVDAGAAEIVTLPFLVFGAGHAKTDVPAGLAAIHDAYPGVGLRHGRVLGLHPGLFALARERVTRARPWGDPPGEREALLVTAAGSSDPDANGDLAKAARFLAETTGHRWAEIAYAGVTWPTADVALRRLAAAGARRVVRFSWSLLAGVLEQRVDRWADEVAAATDLEIVDAGRFGPDAAVADAVVDRYREALDGEARMNCDLCQFRLPLPGRQHRAGLPSAGGTGRQVRPDAREIQQDGGAGP
- the pdhA gene encoding pyruvate dehydrogenase (acetyl-transferring) E1 component subunit alpha is translated as MTAASKPPDPALLLPPDPPVQLLDDHGTLTEVDGYPLGLKDEDFRALYRYMVLSRRIDKQAINLQRQGQLAVYASLRGQEAAQVGSAYALAGHDWVFPSYRELGAALVRGVEPADILHLFRGTWLSSHDPYDHRFGLLSIPIGTQVLHAVGFAMGAHFDGADLVVMAYFGDGATSEGDPHEAMNFAAVFEAPCIFFVQNNQYAISVPLSLQTRAPTIAHKGVGYGIPGYRCDGNDVLASYAVTRKAIDRARAGDGPALIEAVTYRMEAHTTADDPTRYRTPEELEEWQRRDPIARFETFLEARGLLDDDFREELDREAAHYARRMREEIYDAPHGDPLELFDHVYVDPPPSYVEQRAELTRELGADTESED